Part of the Solanum pennellii chromosome 10, SPENNV200 genome is shown below.
ttttttcttcaatttcaggAAGGACGTACAATTCTTGAGACGTCGCAAGATCATGTCTCCAACGGACGTAACCCATGGCAGATGCAAACAACTCGGCCACAAACACAAACTATTCATGAAGATCAATTAAAAGCTTCTCGCGACGTAAGGTGGCAACTTGtgtgatgatatatgatgtcCTCCTTATAACATTAATCAGTGGCATAGCTACATTGACCCAATGATGGTCACTTGAAGACCCTTCGTTGAAAAATTATACTGTGCATATAAGTTAAAAGCAACTTATTAGAGATATATACTAAAGTTTTGAACACCCTTAGCGTAATTTCTAGCTTCGTCACTGACATTAAggatatgaaaatattatatgtaCAATGAAAGATTGAAATTTTGTTGGTAATATTTCCTTGCTGGTGATCAAATGCATTGTTGGCCTGTTTTTTTGGTTTCAGGTGGCAATGGCAACTGCAGCAAAAGCGAAACTGCTACTACGAGAGTTAAAGACAGTTAAAGCTGATCTTGCTTTCGCGAAGCAACGTAGCTCTCAGCtggaagaagaaaataaaatgctTCGAGAGGCTCGTGAGAAGGGAGACAACCCTGCAGATGATGACATGGTAGTTCTTTTTTCAACTATTACTACTAATTTTGTTCTGATTTCATCTTCGTAAACCTCCATTTTATCGTATCTCTAGTATGATAACTGCACTAGCAATCTTGAATTCAGCCTGTTAAAACATAGAGTTAGACGCACGTAAAACTATCACCTTTTCGCGAGTTTCATACCTCAACTATCACTCCCTTTGTATTAAAACTCACCTGGATGCAGACTTCATACCCTTCCGTGAGTTTCATCTTTTTCACGAGGTTCATACCTCAACTATCACTCTCTTTGTATTAAAACTCACCTAGATGTAGAGTTGGTCTACCCGTGCCTGTCGTTTATAGAGAACAAATATTTGGCCAACTCAACATCAAGTGTGTTTTAATACAAAAAGAGTGCCAGTTTACGTAGGTTTAGAGAACAATGAATAGTTGAAGTATGAAACTCGCAAAAAAGTGATATTTTAGGTGTGTTTCTGACCATCATGTCAAAAACAAGAACATAATAGAGATTAAGTTAGGGACTTGTTTAGGTACATTATGTGAACAAACAACATAAAGTAGGACTTGCATCAAGGGATTCGTTATCTACTATACATACATTCCGATCAGTTAATCATGTTTCTTCTTTTGGTGCAATATTTCAGATACGGCTACAACTCGAGACACTGTTAGCAGAGAAGGCTCGTCTAGCACACGAGAATTCAGTATACGCTCGTGAGAATCTCATCTTAAGGGAGATTGTTGAGTACCATCAACTAACAATGCAAGATGTTGTGTATTTAGATGAAGGATTTGAAGAAGTAACAGAAGTTTCACCAATACCTGCTGTTTCAAGAATGCTCTCTGTTTCACCTCCATTATCACCTAAATCAATTCATCATTCATCACCATCAAGAAACTCATCATTCACTAATTTAACAACTCTTGGTTCACAACAAGTAAATACAaatgaagaattatcaacaACTACTTCTTCAAAGGGGAAAGATTTAACAAGAAAATGATGATCTAACTATGTTGCTCCTCCAAGTGCCAATcatgtttttttctctttcatccTTAATATTTTGTCTAAgtattatttctttcttgtcCTTTGTATTGGTCGATTTTTGACACATCTATTAAGAAAACCATTTAATACTAAAGCAATCGATATTTCACTGTCAAAAGTGTGATATATATCTTCTTTTGATAGGGCATCTCCTAGACCTATGAATTTCATTGGATCTAGAAATGATATGTTGAAAGAATCTGTTAGGTaagatttcttaaaaaaaaaattaagaaaattatatatttaatgtcccttgatgatttttctaattcTCATTATTGGTTGgtaaaatataatgatttttttaataatatacaaGGATATAATGTAGGTTGTTACTTGGCTATATTTGTCAAAtagtcataatacataaatatgtcatttaatttGGTTTCAATTTGTATCTATTTTTTTTGAGTGTGtataaatagacacttaaatttatataaaattaaattaatttaacacACTCGTCTTATGTTGCATCCTACATGAAAACTTGGTGTCCTATGATTCCTACTTTTTTAATGTTACGTAGGACGTGTATGTCTacttcttcaattttataaaaatttaatta
Proteins encoded:
- the LOC107002575 gene encoding uncharacterized protein LOC107002575, yielding MAYRRKQGISRSSTFQEESIFRSPAEPKQGISRSSTFHHETATSRSPGDPFSSSSSSSSSSLAAQAIRASVAHNRRASQDALSNGYSENEANGFWGVLARKGKDILEESQEGRTILETSQDHVSNGRNPWQMQTTRPQTQTIHEDQLKASRDVAMATAAKAKLLLRELKTVKADLAFAKQRSSQLEEENKMLREAREKGDNPADDDMIRLQLETLLAEKARLAHENSVYARENLILREIVEYHQLTMQDVVYLDEGFEEVTEVSPIPAVSRMLSVSPPLSPKSIHHSSPSRNSSFTNLTTLGSQQVNTNEELSTTTSSKGKDLTRK